Below is a genomic region from Aquila chrysaetos chrysaetos chromosome 13, bAquChr1.4, whole genome shotgun sequence.
CTGGGCATAGGGGATGCCAGGCatgggggacactggggacaccGGGTGTGGGGGGTACCAGGACACTGGATATGGGGAGACACCTGGTATGGGGGGGGCACTAGGGACATTGGGCATAGGCCTGGGGAATACTGGGTATGGGGGGACACCAGGTGTGGGGGGACACCAGGTGTGGGGGGCACTGGTcacaggaggctgcagggacaCCGTGTCAGGGGGACTCCAGCAATGGTGGCTCCACTCTGGGGACAGCGGGCAGGGGGTCacatggggacactggggacactGGCCCTTGGGGGCACagggggccgggcagggccagacaccccccccgcccaggcCGCTGTGGGGTGCCCGTTGTCCCTCACCCTTGTCACCGCACCAGGCAGTGCCCCGCATCCGCCCCATCCCCGAGGCCCCCCGGCACCTCCACACCACCCCCGCCTGCCTCAAGGTAAGCCCTGGgggtgccccctccccgcctcccccgccGGGTCCCCCCGCCTCTGACGCCGCCGTCCCCACAGACGCGGGCGGCGCGGGTGCGCGTGGGCAAAGGGGACAAGCCGGTGACCTACGAGCAGGCGCACGCCCCCCACTACATCGCCCACCGCAAGGGCTGGCTCTCCCTGCACACCGGTGGGTCACCCCACGtcccacccccccacaccccggGGATGGAGGGGACCGGGATGGGGCGGTGGGGATGGGGGCGTGTGGGGCACGGGGCGCCCGTGGGCATCGCGGGGATGGGGGGTGCGGGGATGGGGACATACGGGGCACAAGGGCATCGCGGGGATGGGGTGTTGTGGGGACAGGGACGTGGGGCACACGGGTAttgtggaggtagggatatgTGGGGCACACGGGcatcgcggggggggggacaggggcaCGTGGGGCACGAGGGCATTTGTGGGGATGGGCCACGGGATTGCGTGGGGACAGGGACGTGTGGGGCACGTGGGCATGGAGTGGGCAGGAGCACGTGGGGCACACGGGCATTGTGGGGATAGGACACACGGTCATCGTGGGGACGGGGACGTGTGGGGCACATGGCCGTGGCGGGGCCAGTGACATGTGGGGCGGGCACACGGTGACGGTGGGGCCATCGTGACCCGGCGAGGCGCGTCGGTGCCGGCGCCGACCCTCTCCGTGCCCGCAGGGAACCTGGCCGAGGAGCCGGGCGCGGCGGAGCGGGCGGTGGAGGACGCCTTCCTGCGCCGATTCTTCTACGGCACCTTCCCCGGCGTCCTGGCGGACGAGGTCGTGCTGAAGCGCCGCGCCAACCTGCTGGTGGTCTGCCTGGTGCTGGCGCGGGCCCTGCCGCCCGCCAAGCTCTACTTTCTGGTGGGCTACGCCGAGACCCTCCTCTCCCACTTCTACAAGTGCCCCGTGCGCCTGGAGCTGCAGACGGTGCCCGCCAAGGTGGTCTACAAGTACCTCTAGCGTCCGGCGGTGCCCCCCCGGGGCGGGAATAAAGTGGGGGTTTGTGCCCACCCTGCCTTGCCTGTGGGTCTcagaggggttggggggggcacCCAGTTGCTGTGGGGTGGGCCTGGCCCCGCGATGCCCCTGTGCCCCA
It encodes:
- the LOC115349860 gene encoding 28S ribosomal protein S24, mitochondrial-like, which gives rise to MAAPAAARVLRAVPRIRPIPEAPRHLHTTPACLKTRAARVRVGKGDKPVTYEQAHAPHYIAHRKGWLSLHTGNLAEEPGAAERAVEDAFLRRFFYGTFPGVLADEVVLKRRANLLVVCLVLARALPPAKLYFLVGYAETLLSHFYKCPVRLELQTVPAKVVYKYL